Proteins from a genomic interval of Nocardioides jishulii:
- a CDS encoding DUF2200 domain-containing protein, producing MGHRIFTTAFSSVYPHYVTKVERKGRTVAELHEVIEWLTGFDDAALAEHLATGTTFEQFFAAADLNPHAELITGSICGVKITEIEDPLMKRIRFLDKLVDELAQGRPMDKVLRG from the coding sequence ATGGGGCACCGCATCTTCACCACGGCCTTCTCCTCCGTCTACCCGCACTACGTGACGAAGGTCGAGAGGAAGGGCCGCACGGTCGCCGAGCTGCACGAGGTGATCGAGTGGCTGACCGGATTCGACGACGCCGCGCTGGCCGAGCACCTGGCTACCGGGACCACGTTCGAGCAGTTCTTCGCGGCCGCTGACCTCAACCCTCACGCCGAGCTCATCACCGGCAGCATCTGCGGGGTGAAGATCACCGAGATCGAGGACCCGTTGATGAAGCGGATCCGGTTCCTCGACAAGCTGGTCGACGAGCTGGCCCAGGGCCGACCGATGGATAAGGTGCTCCGGGGCTGA
- a CDS encoding SDR family NAD(P)-dependent oxidoreductase has translation MDLGLLGAGALVTGGNRGIGRATAAALTQEGAHVVLLGRDEASLAQAVEETGAVGHVVADTTDDATVRAAVAAAVQRLGRLDVVVNCAAPRAVSGAPTGLEELDEADVLTHVDTKVLGYLRVVRAAAPHLRERGGQVVNISGTNARVTGNVGGSIRNIGVVALTKNLADELGPDGVSVVCVHPGLTVTERNAGDAAYAEQAAASNALGVAQTAADVAALVTFLASPLGRVANGAVVTADGGRPGHIWA, from the coding sequence ATGGATCTGGGACTTCTGGGCGCCGGCGCGCTCGTGACCGGCGGCAACCGCGGCATCGGCCGGGCGACGGCAGCCGCCCTCACGCAGGAGGGCGCGCACGTGGTGCTCCTCGGCCGTGACGAGGCTTCGCTGGCGCAGGCCGTCGAGGAGACGGGGGCCGTGGGCCACGTCGTCGCCGACACCACCGACGACGCGACGGTGCGGGCTGCCGTGGCCGCTGCGGTGCAGAGGCTGGGCCGTCTCGACGTGGTCGTCAACTGCGCCGCCCCCCGGGCGGTGTCCGGTGCACCGACAGGCCTGGAGGAGCTGGACGAGGCCGACGTGCTCACCCACGTCGACACCAAGGTGCTCGGCTACCTCCGGGTGGTCCGCGCCGCCGCCCCCCACCTACGCGAGCGTGGGGGACAGGTCGTCAACATCTCCGGCACCAACGCGCGCGTCACCGGCAACGTGGGCGGCTCGATCCGCAACATCGGCGTCGTCGCGCTGACGAAGAATCTGGCCGACGAGCTCGGGCCCGACGGCGTGAGCGTCGTCTGCGTGCACCCGGGCCTGACCGTCACCGAGCGCAACGCCGGCGACGCCGCGTACGCGGAGCAGGCCGCCGCCTCGAACGCCCTGGGCGTGGCGCAGACCGCGGCCGACGTGGCGGCCCTGGTCACCTTCCTGGCCTCCCCGCTGGGTCGCGTGGCCAACGGCGCGGTGGTGACGGCCGACGGCGGCCGGCCAGGACACATCTGGGCCTGA
- a CDS encoding DUF664 domain-containing protein, whose translation MSPDSPTPPWEPPLAGSEVEHLLGMLDRLRWTFRWKADGLDAAGLSATVGASSLTLGGLLKHLAAVEAIQFTWKAFRGDPGPPWNTADWESTPDWDLRSAGEDSPAELYALYDESVTASRTRLRAAIDDGGLDQLTAEENESGQHASLRRLVCDLVEEYGRHTGHADLLREAVDGRVGEDPPDDWRPVGAGA comes from the coding sequence ATGAGTCCCGACTCACCGACCCCGCCCTGGGAGCCACCGCTGGCCGGCAGCGAGGTGGAGCACCTGCTCGGCATGCTGGACCGGCTCAGATGGACTTTCCGGTGGAAGGCCGACGGGCTCGACGCAGCGGGACTCTCCGCCACGGTCGGCGCCTCGAGCCTCACGCTCGGCGGCCTGCTGAAGCACCTCGCCGCGGTGGAGGCCATCCAGTTCACGTGGAAGGCGTTCCGCGGCGATCCGGGCCCACCGTGGAACACGGCCGACTGGGAGTCCACCCCCGACTGGGACCTGAGGTCTGCCGGGGAAGACTCCCCCGCGGAGCTGTACGCGCTCTACGACGAGTCCGTCACTGCGTCGCGCACCCGGCTGCGTGCCGCGATCGACGACGGCGGCCTCGACCAGCTGACGGCCGAGGAGAACGAAAGCGGCCAGCATGCGAGCCTGCGGCGCCTGGTCTGTGACCTGGTCGAGGAGTACGGACGCCACACCGGCCACGCCGACCTGCTGCGCGAGGCGGTGGACGGTCGCGTGGGCGAGGACCCGCCCGACGACTGGCGCCCCGTGGGCGCCGGGGCCTGA
- a CDS encoding carbon starvation CstA family protein — protein MSHHVTTSPPPTPERRRASPVSIAVWVAVALVGAVCWTVLALQRGEEVSALWILFAALASYAIAYRFYARWIARRVLEVDATRATPAERLENGRDFDVTDRRVLFGHHFAAIAGAGPLVGPVLAAQMGYLPGTIWIIVGVIFAGAVQDMVVLFFSMRRDGKSLGQMVREEIGVVGGIAALIAVFAIMIIILAVLALVVVNALAESPWGVFSIGLTIPIALFMGFYLRVLRPGRVMEVTAIGVVLLLLAIIGGGYVDDWGWADALTLSKEQLTLGLVIYGFIASILPVWMLLTPRDYLSTFMKVGVIVLLAVGLVLAAPTLQNEAVSSFAIDGDGPVFAGKLFPFVFITIACGALSGFHALISSGTTPKMVAKEPQVVMIGYGGMLMESFVAISALIAASVIDPGLYFAINSPAGATGLDAGTASEFVASLGFTISPADLQAAAASVEEGTLISRTGGAPTLAFGMSQVFTEAFGGGLAAFWYHFAIMFEALFILTAVDAGTRVGRFMLQDTIGNVWPKYGDLAWLPASWSASAVVVGLWGYMLYVGVTDPLGGINQLFPLFGIANQLLAAIALTLCVTLLIKHGKAKYAWVPGVGLVWDLIVTMTASWQKVFSDNPAIGYFAQRSRYADAQEAGDLLAPATDQGQMDQIIFNSTLNGTLQALFAILVVIVVLNALWIWVKGVRAGGLPTTEVPKVESRIVAPADFFATAEEKAELARWQAEQRELRDADRGAKSGSGAER, from the coding sequence ATGTCGCACCACGTCACCACCTCACCGCCACCCACTCCGGAACGTCGTCGGGCCTCGCCGGTCTCGATCGCGGTCTGGGTGGCGGTTGCCCTCGTCGGCGCCGTCTGCTGGACCGTGCTGGCACTCCAGCGCGGCGAGGAGGTCTCCGCGCTGTGGATCCTCTTCGCGGCCCTGGCGTCGTACGCCATCGCGTACCGCTTCTACGCCCGCTGGATCGCGCGGCGCGTGCTGGAGGTCGACGCGACCCGCGCGACCCCGGCCGAACGCCTGGAGAACGGCCGCGACTTCGACGTCACCGACCGCCGGGTGCTCTTCGGCCACCACTTCGCCGCGATCGCCGGCGCCGGTCCGCTGGTGGGCCCCGTGCTCGCCGCGCAGATGGGCTACCTGCCCGGCACGATCTGGATCATCGTCGGCGTCATCTTCGCCGGGGCCGTGCAGGACATGGTGGTGCTCTTCTTCTCCATGCGCCGCGACGGCAAGAGCCTGGGTCAGATGGTGCGCGAGGAGATCGGCGTCGTCGGCGGCATCGCCGCCCTGATCGCCGTCTTCGCGATCATGATCATCATCCTGGCGGTGCTGGCCCTCGTCGTGGTCAACGCGTTGGCCGAGTCGCCGTGGGGTGTCTTCTCGATCGGGCTCACCATCCCGATCGCCCTCTTCATGGGCTTCTACCTGCGGGTGCTGCGGCCGGGCCGGGTCATGGAGGTCACCGCGATCGGCGTGGTGCTGCTGCTGCTCGCGATCATCGGCGGTGGCTACGTCGACGACTGGGGCTGGGCCGACGCGCTGACCCTCTCGAAGGAGCAGCTGACGCTCGGCCTGGTGATCTACGGGTTCATCGCCTCGATCCTTCCGGTCTGGATGCTGCTCACCCCGCGCGACTACCTGTCGACCTTCATGAAGGTGGGGGTGATCGTGCTGCTCGCGGTGGGCCTCGTGCTCGCCGCGCCGACCCTGCAGAACGAGGCGGTCAGCTCCTTCGCGATCGACGGCGACGGCCCGGTCTTCGCGGGCAAGCTCTTCCCGTTCGTCTTCATCACGATCGCCTGCGGGGCACTGTCCGGCTTCCACGCCCTGATCTCGTCGGGCACGACGCCGAAGATGGTCGCCAAGGAGCCCCAGGTGGTGATGATCGGCTACGGAGGCATGCTCATGGAGTCGTTCGTCGCCATCTCCGCGCTGATCGCGGCCAGCGTCATCGACCCCGGCCTCTACTTCGCGATCAACTCGCCCGCCGGGGCCACCGGCCTCGACGCTGGCACCGCCTCGGAGTTCGTCGCGAGCCTGGGCTTCACCATCAGCCCGGCTGACCTGCAGGCGGCCGCCGCATCGGTGGAGGAGGGGACGCTGATCTCGCGCACCGGTGGCGCACCGACCCTGGCCTTCGGCATGTCCCAGGTCTTCACCGAGGCGTTCGGGGGCGGCCTGGCGGCGTTCTGGTACCACTTCGCGATCATGTTCGAGGCGCTCTTCATCCTCACCGCCGTCGACGCCGGCACCCGCGTGGGCCGCTTCATGCTGCAGGACACGATCGGCAACGTCTGGCCGAAGTACGGCGACCTCGCCTGGCTCCCGGCCTCGTGGTCGGCGAGCGCGGTGGTGGTCGGCCTCTGGGGCTACATGCTCTACGTCGGGGTGACCGACCCGCTGGGCGGCATCAACCAGCTCTTCCCGCTCTTCGGCATCGCCAACCAGCTGCTCGCGGCCATCGCGCTGACGCTCTGCGTGACCCTGCTGATCAAGCACGGCAAGGCGAAGTACGCGTGGGTGCCGGGTGTCGGACTGGTTTGGGACCTCATCGTCACGATGACGGCGAGCTGGCAGAAGGTCTTCTCCGACAACCCGGCGATCGGCTACTTCGCCCAGCGCAGCCGTTACGCCGACGCCCAAGAGGCCGGTGACCTGCTCGCCCCCGCGACCGACCAGGGGCAGATGGACCAGATCATCTTCAACTCCACCCTCAACGGAACCCTCCAGGCGCTGTTCGCGATCCTCGTGGTCATCGTCGTGCTCAACGCCCTGTGGATCTGGGTCAAGGGGGTACGGGCCGGTGGCCTGCCCACCACGGAGGTACCGAAGGTCGAGTCGCGGATCGTGGCTCCGGCGGACTTCTTCGCGACCGCGGAGGAGAAGGCGGAGCTGGCCCGCTGGCAGGCCGAGCAGCGGGAGCTGCGCGACGCCGACCGGGGCGCGAAGAGCGGGAGCGGGGCCGAGCGGTGA
- a CDS encoding YbdD/YjiX family protein, with product MLDRVRRTGRGLWWYLRQATGEAKWDDYLARCRAEGREPMSRREFERHRDQHREESARHSCC from the coding sequence GTGCTCGACCGCGTACGCCGCACCGGGCGCGGGCTGTGGTGGTACCTGCGCCAGGCCACGGGGGAGGCGAAGTGGGACGACTACCTCGCCCGGTGCCGGGCCGAGGGTCGAGAACCGATGTCACGCCGGGAGTTCGAGCGGCACCGCGACCAGCACCGGGAGGAGTCCGCGCGCCACAGCTGTTGCTGA
- a CDS encoding VOC family protein, producing the protein MTSYVSHTSFDCANAYALSQWWQQMLGYVDDREDPSAPGDEECSIHDPETGHTLWFLEVPESKQVKNRLHLDLRPRERTQDAEVEWALGIGATQVADLRGEYGPGTGWVVLADPEGNEFCILRSEHEVREVEGE; encoded by the coding sequence ATGACCTCCTACGTCTCGCACACCTCGTTCGACTGTGCCAACGCCTACGCTCTCTCGCAGTGGTGGCAGCAGATGCTCGGCTACGTCGACGACAGGGAGGATCCCAGCGCCCCGGGTGACGAGGAGTGCTCGATCCACGACCCCGAGACCGGGCACACCCTCTGGTTCCTGGAGGTCCCTGAGTCCAAGCAGGTCAAGAACCGTCTCCACCTCGACCTGCGCCCGCGCGAGCGCACCCAGGACGCCGAGGTGGAGTGGGCGCTGGGCATCGGGGCGACGCAGGTGGCCGACCTGCGCGGGGAGTACGGCCCCGGCACGGGATGGGTCGTGCTGGCCGACCCGGAGGGCAACGAGTTCTGCATCCTGCGCAGTGAGCACGAGGTGCGCGAGGTCGAGGGCGAGTGA
- a CDS encoding TetR/AcrR family transcriptional regulator, translating to MTDDRPLLPILGGRPVERSDAARNRVAILEAAQRLIARDGIDAVTMDAVAAEAGVGKGTVFRRFDSRQGLMAALLDHSESAWQAAILFGPPPLGPDADPMERLLAFGPSRLETTLANLDLIRHATGGPSGRSQPPYVFAVSHLRHLLEQLGVRGDLPLLATALMAPFEVHVLEQQTRRDGFTVERIKAGWIDLVRRIVRD from the coding sequence GTGACCGACGACCGCCCCCTGCTGCCGATCCTCGGCGGACGCCCGGTCGAGCGCAGCGACGCGGCCCGCAACCGGGTGGCGATCCTCGAGGCGGCGCAGCGGCTCATCGCCCGCGACGGCATCGACGCGGTCACCATGGACGCGGTCGCCGCGGAGGCCGGCGTCGGCAAGGGCACGGTCTTTCGTCGCTTCGACTCACGTCAGGGCCTGATGGCCGCACTCCTCGACCACTCCGAGTCGGCGTGGCAGGCGGCGATCCTCTTCGGCCCACCCCCGTTGGGCCCCGACGCCGACCCGATGGAGCGGCTGCTCGCCTTCGGCCCCTCACGGCTCGAGACGACGCTGGCCAACCTCGACCTGATCCGTCACGCGACCGGCGGCCCCAGCGGACGCTCGCAGCCGCCGTACGTCTTCGCCGTCAGCCATCTGCGGCACCTGCTGGAACAGCTGGGCGTGCGCGGCGACCTCCCGCTGCTCGCGACCGCGCTGATGGCCCCCTTCGAGGTGCACGTGCTCGAGCAGCAGACCCGCCGCGACGGCTTCACCGTCGAGCGGATCAAGGCCGGCTGGATCGACCTCGTCCGGCGCATCGTGCGCGACTGA
- a CDS encoding NAD(P)H-dependent oxidoreductase: MSTSRVAVLVGSLRADSLNRKLAQKLQDQAPEGVTVEIVEGLESLPFYNEDIDGDSVPEAAAHVRRQVEAADRVLAVTPEYNGTMPAVLNNAIDWLSRPYGQGALVAKPFAVVGTTPTPFGGQWAHADTARSAGIAGAVVLEDATVSQTGIDVDVLGDPEVFGRLEAALVKLVEHEVAPSPVA, encoded by the coding sequence ATGTCCACCTCCCGTGTCGCCGTACTCGTCGGCAGCCTTCGCGCCGACTCCCTCAACCGCAAGCTCGCCCAGAAGCTGCAGGACCAGGCGCCGGAGGGCGTCACCGTCGAGATCGTCGAGGGGCTGGAGTCCCTGCCGTTCTACAACGAGGACATCGACGGCGACTCCGTCCCCGAGGCCGCCGCTCACGTACGTCGTCAGGTCGAGGCCGCCGACCGCGTCCTCGCCGTGACGCCCGAGTACAACGGCACGATGCCTGCCGTGCTCAACAACGCCATCGACTGGCTCTCGCGTCCCTACGGCCAGGGCGCCCTGGTCGCCAAGCCCTTCGCCGTCGTCGGCACCACCCCCACGCCCTTCGGTGGCCAGTGGGCCCACGCCGACACCGCGCGCTCCGCCGGCATCGCCGGGGCAGTCGTCCTCGAGGACGCCACCGTGTCGCAGACCGGCATCGACGTCGACGTGCTGGGCGACCCCGAGGTCTTCGGTCGCCTCGAGGCCGCGCTGGTGAAGCTGGTCGAGCACGAGGTCGCTCCCTCGCCGGTGGCCTGA
- a CDS encoding class I SAM-dependent methyltransferase gives MNDNSRPRPRWFTETKDGHSQWYVDRFRTLAAEGADLLGEARFVDALVERGSRILDAGCGAGRMAGALDAMGHTVWGLDADPVLIEAAEADHPGPTYGVVDLSELTLDDVGGEPVDLVVCAGNVMVFVAPGTERQVLENLCAVVRPGGRVVIGFRRDEAYPYLQYDADLAALADAGVARVEHRFATWHMDPFTDESDFAVTVLRVS, from the coding sequence ATGAACGACAACTCCCGCCCGCGTCCACGCTGGTTCACCGAGACCAAGGACGGCCACTCGCAGTGGTACGTCGACCGTTTCCGCACGCTGGCCGCCGAGGGCGCCGACCTGCTGGGTGAGGCACGCTTCGTCGACGCGCTGGTCGAGCGCGGGTCGCGGATCCTCGACGCGGGGTGTGGGGCGGGTCGGATGGCCGGTGCGCTGGACGCGATGGGCCACACCGTCTGGGGACTCGACGCTGACCCGGTGCTCATCGAGGCCGCCGAGGCCGACCACCCCGGACCGACCTACGGGGTCGTCGACCTGAGCGAGCTGACCCTGGACGACGTGGGCGGCGAGCCGGTCGACCTGGTCGTCTGCGCTGGCAACGTCATGGTCTTCGTCGCTCCCGGCACGGAGCGTCAGGTGCTCGAGAACCTGTGCGCGGTCGTACGCCCCGGCGGACGCGTGGTCATCGGCTTCCGTCGCGACGAGGCCTACCCGTATCTGCAGTACGACGCCGACCTCGCCGCCCTGGCCGACGCCGGGGTGGCGCGAGTCGAACACCGCTTCGCGACGTGGCACATGGACCCGTTCACCGACGAGTCGGACTTCGCGGTGACCGTGCTGCGGGTCTCCTGA
- a CDS encoding DUF1905 domain-containing protein has product MDFGFEGELVEWRGPAPYYFVDIPAELSDDIKAAASGVEYWGQIPVMAQIDDTEFTTALFPREGRYLLPVKDAVRTPLGLVVGEVLAVEMSVGRR; this is encoded by the coding sequence ATGGACTTCGGTTTCGAGGGTGAGCTGGTGGAGTGGCGCGGACCGGCGCCCTACTACTTCGTCGACATCCCCGCGGAGCTGAGCGACGACATCAAGGCGGCCGCGAGCGGCGTGGAGTACTGGGGCCAGATTCCGGTCATGGCGCAGATCGACGACACGGAGTTCACCACCGCGCTCTTCCCGCGGGAGGGCCGCTACCTGCTGCCGGTCAAGGACGCCGTACGCACGCCCCTCGGCCTCGTCGTGGGCGAGGTGCTCGCGGTGGAGATGTCCGTGGGGCGGCGCTGA
- a CDS encoding HNH endonuclease signature motif containing protein: protein MQTSQHSLTTLVGLLREQVKSVADLNPVFMPTVDKVDVLGELVALESQVAALRLRVMASAGDVAVESGDRSVAAWLSRTQRLRRSDCVADGRLAEALDRDLPVLSTALREARVNLAQARVIAAAVGELPDRVGAEVIAKAEAELVRLAADHDPKDLTVLGRRILQIVDPERFEDEERRRLQGAERQAALRQRLRLRAVGDGLTRISGVLPDAVAARLATYLHAFTNPRLAEGAVRGSADDAGTAEGEERGFGQAVNRPRRLAEAFGQLLETLDPKRLPIHGGDATNVTVTISLDALRDGLGVATLDNGVPGDGFEAITAAHARRLACNARIIPAVLGSDSEVLDLGRASRLFTKAQRRALLLRDRTCRAEGCDIPGTWSEAHHLRPWQGGGETDLHNAVLLCSHHHHRVHDPGYDHRRLASGDLRFHRRS, encoded by the coding sequence ATGCAGACCAGCCAGCACTCGTTGACCACACTGGTGGGTCTGCTGCGCGAGCAGGTGAAGTCGGTGGCCGACCTCAATCCGGTCTTCATGCCGACCGTCGACAAGGTCGACGTGCTGGGTGAGCTGGTGGCGCTGGAGTCGCAGGTGGCTGCGCTTCGGCTGCGCGTGATGGCCTCGGCTGGCGACGTGGCGGTGGAGTCCGGTGATCGCTCTGTGGCTGCGTGGCTCTCGCGGACGCAGCGCCTGCGCCGCAGTGACTGCGTCGCCGACGGCCGTCTTGCCGAGGCGCTGGACCGAGACCTGCCGGTGCTGTCGACGGCGCTGCGTGAGGCACGGGTCAACCTGGCCCAGGCGCGCGTGATTGCTGCCGCGGTGGGGGAGCTGCCTGACCGCGTCGGGGCCGAGGTGATCGCGAAGGCTGAGGCCGAGCTCGTACGTCTGGCTGCCGACCACGACCCCAAGGACCTGACGGTGCTGGGCCGGCGAATCCTGCAGATCGTCGACCCGGAACGGTTCGAGGACGAAGAGCGTCGACGCCTCCAGGGCGCGGAGCGGCAGGCGGCCCTGCGGCAGCGCTTGCGTTTGCGGGCGGTCGGTGACGGGCTCACCCGGATCTCCGGAGTGCTCCCGGACGCGGTGGCGGCGCGGTTGGCGACCTACCTGCACGCGTTCACCAACCCGCGGCTGGCCGAAGGCGCGGTCCGTGGCTCGGCCGACGACGCGGGAACGGCCGAGGGTGAGGAGCGTGGGTTCGGGCAGGCGGTGAACCGCCCGCGGCGCCTGGCCGAAGCGTTCGGTCAGCTCCTGGAGACCCTCGACCCGAAGCGACTGCCGATCCACGGTGGCGACGCGACGAACGTGACCGTCACGATCTCCCTGGACGCGCTGCGCGACGGTCTTGGAGTCGCGACGCTGGACAACGGCGTGCCCGGTGACGGGTTCGAGGCGATCACGGCTGCCCACGCGCGGCGTCTGGCGTGCAACGCCCGGATCATCCCAGCCGTCCTGGGCTCCGACTCCGAGGTGCTCGACCTGGGGCGTGCCTCCCGGCTCTTCACCAAGGCCCAGCGCCGAGCGCTGCTCCTGCGCGACAGGACCTGTCGGGCGGAAGGGTGCGACATCCCCGGGACCTGGTCTGAGGCCCACCACCTCAGGCCATGGCAGGGTGGCGGCGAAACGGATCTCCACAACGCGGTGCTGCTCTGCAGCCACCATCACCACCGCGTGCATGATCCCGGCTACGACCACCGGCGACTGGCCAGCGGCGACCTACGGTTCCACCGCAGGTCTTAG
- a CDS encoding hemerythrin domain-containing protein, whose amino-acid sequence MRQVHDRLRQALEVTRDAVADAVADGAHSGGSVTVATRDLLLFCRGFCAALSGHHEGEDRTLFPAIMAQHPELVETVRHLEQDHSMINHLLSGLQTAVDRAEGPAALHQHLEGLAAIMESHFRYEERQLLTVLETLELEAEVSEAYGPL is encoded by the coding sequence ATGAGGCAGGTCCACGACCGCTTGCGACAAGCCTTGGAAGTGACGCGCGACGCCGTGGCGGACGCCGTCGCTGACGGTGCCCACAGCGGTGGCAGCGTCACGGTCGCCACCCGTGACCTGCTGCTCTTCTGCCGCGGGTTCTGCGCGGCGCTGTCGGGGCACCACGAGGGCGAGGACCGCACCCTCTTCCCCGCGATCATGGCGCAGCACCCTGAGCTGGTCGAGACCGTGCGCCACCTCGAGCAGGACCACTCGATGATCAACCACCTGCTCAGCGGGCTCCAGACGGCGGTCGACAGGGCTGAAGGGCCGGCGGCCCTGCACCAACACCTCGAAGGGTTGGCGGCCATCATGGAGTCACACTTCCGCTACGAGGAGCGCCAGCTGCTCACCGTGCTGGAGACGTTGGAGCTCGAGGCAGAGGTGAGTGAGGCGTACGGACCCCTCTGA
- a CDS encoding DUF4287 domain-containing protein, whose translation MADGEKPKGPASYFPSIEKAYGRPVQAWLDLAADRLDHHPHMEVVTWLKDDHGLGHGHANAIVAYVKAKLTG comes from the coding sequence ATCGCCGACGGCGAGAAGCCGAAGGGGCCCGCGTCGTACTTCCCGAGCATCGAGAAGGCCTACGGACGCCCGGTGCAGGCGTGGCTCGACCTGGCCGCCGACCGCCTCGACCACCACCCCCACATGGAGGTCGTGACCTGGTTGAAGGACGACCACGGCCTGGGGCACGGTCACGCCAACGCGATCGTGGCCTACGTGAAGGCCAAGCTCACCGGCTGA
- the typA gene encoding translational GTPase TypA, protein MTDLRRNDLRNVAIVAHVDHGKTTLVDAMLRQAGAFTEREAENVAERVMDSGDLEREKGITILAKNTAVRYHGPSAPEGMTINIIDTPGHADFGGEVERGLSMVDGIVLLVDASEGPLPQTRFVLRKALNADMPVVLVVNKVDRGDARIDEVVDETYELFMDLLDDSHSSEALDFPVVYASGKAGIASLEKPENATLPEGDSLEPLFKTILETIPAPTYTEGAPLQAHVTNLDSSPFLGRLALMRIHQGTLNKGQTVAWMKSDGTVKNVKITELLVTEGLDRVPGTTAGPGDIVAIAGIPDIMIGETLADAENPVALPLITVDEPAISMTIGTNTSPLAGKTKGTKVTARLVKDRLDAELVGNVSLRVLPTERPDAWEVQGRGELALAILVEQMRREGYELTVGKPQVVTKEINGKLHEPIERLTIDAPEEYLGAITELLANRKGRMEGMTNHGTGWIRMEFVVPARGLIGFRTEFMTITRGTGMAAHVFEEYGPWAGEIRSRNSGSLVADRAGAATAYAMTSLQERGTMFLEPTTEVYEGMIVGENSRADDMDVNITKEKQQTNIRSATSDNFEKLIPAKKLSLEQSLEFCREDECVEVTPDHVRIRKVVLNAGERAKTASRARKAAKS, encoded by the coding sequence ATGACTGACCTCCGCAGGAACGACCTGCGCAACGTCGCCATCGTCGCCCACGTCGACCACGGCAAGACCACGCTCGTCGATGCCATGCTCCGCCAGGCCGGCGCCTTCACGGAGCGGGAGGCCGAGAACGTGGCCGAGCGCGTCATGGACTCCGGCGACCTGGAGCGCGAGAAGGGCATCACCATCCTCGCGAAGAACACGGCCGTCCGCTACCACGGGCCCAGCGCGCCTGAGGGCATGACGATCAACATCATCGACACCCCCGGCCACGCCGACTTCGGTGGCGAGGTCGAGCGCGGCCTGTCGATGGTCGACGGCATCGTCCTGCTGGTGGACGCCTCCGAAGGCCCCCTCCCCCAGACCCGCTTCGTGCTGCGCAAGGCGCTCAACGCCGACATGCCGGTCGTCCTGGTGGTCAACAAGGTCGACCGCGGCGACGCCCGCATCGACGAGGTCGTCGACGAGACGTACGAGCTCTTCATGGACCTCCTCGACGACAGCCACTCCTCCGAGGCGCTCGACTTCCCCGTCGTGTACGCCTCCGGCAAGGCCGGCATCGCCTCGCTCGAGAAGCCCGAGAACGCGACCCTTCCCGAGGGCGACAGCCTCGAGCCGCTGTTCAAGACGATCCTCGAGACGATCCCGGCGCCGACCTACACCGAGGGCGCCCCGCTCCAGGCCCACGTCACCAACCTGGACTCCTCGCCGTTCCTCGGCCGCCTCGCGCTCATGCGCATCCACCAGGGCACCCTCAACAAGGGTCAGACCGTGGCCTGGATGAAGAGCGACGGCACCGTCAAGAACGTCAAGATCACCGAGCTGCTGGTGACCGAGGGCCTCGACCGCGTCCCCGGCACCACGGCGGGCCCCGGCGACATCGTCGCCATCGCGGGCATCCCGGACATCATGATCGGCGAGACGCTGGCCGACGCGGAGAACCCGGTGGCCCTGCCGCTGATCACCGTCGACGAGCCCGCGATCTCGATGACCATCGGCACCAACACCTCCCCGCTGGCCGGCAAGACCAAGGGCACCAAGGTGACCGCGCGCCTGGTCAAGGACCGCCTCGACGCCGAGCTCGTCGGCAACGTGTCGCTGCGCGTCCTCCCGACCGAGCGTCCCGACGCCTGGGAGGTCCAGGGCCGAGGCGAGCTCGCGCTGGCCATCCTGGTCGAGCAGATGCGCCGCGAGGGCTACGAGCTCACCGTCGGCAAGCCGCAGGTGGTCACCAAGGAGATCAACGGCAAGCTCCACGAGCCGATCGAGCGCCTCACGATCGACGCCCCCGAGGAGTACCTCGGCGCGATCACCGAGCTCCTCGCCAACCGCAAGGGCCGCATGGAGGGCATGACCAACCACGGCACCGGCTGGATCCGCATGGAGTTCGTCGTCCCGGCCCGTGGCCTGATCGGCTTCCGCACCGAGTTCATGACCATCACGCGCGGCACCGGCATGGCTGCCCACGTCTTCGAGGAGTACGGCCCGTGGGCTGGCGAGATCCGCTCGCGCAACTCGGGCTCGCTGGTCGCTGACCGCGCGGGTGCGGCCACTGCGTACGCGATGACCTCGCTGCAGGAGCGCGGCACGATGTTCCTGGAGCCCACCACCGAGGTGTACGAGGGCATGATCGTCGGCGAGAACTCGCGTGCCGACGACATGGACGTCAACATCACCAAGGAGAAGCAGCAGACGAACATCCGCTCGGCCACGAGCGACAACTTCGAGAAGCTGATCCCGGCGAAGAAGCTCTCGCTGGAGCAGTCGCTCGAGTTCTGCCGCGAGGACGAGTGCGTCGAGGTCACCCCCGACCACGTCCGCATCCGCAAGGTCGTCCTGAACGCCGGCGAGCGCGCCAAGACCGCGTCGCGCGCCCGCAAGGCCGCCAAGAGCTGA